A single genomic interval of Camelina sativa cultivar DH55 chromosome 11, Cs, whole genome shotgun sequence harbors:
- the LOC104722711 gene encoding cysteine-rich receptor-like protein kinase 10, with protein sequence MSYYACFIFLLLFSFLTSSTVCAQNHTYFGHDCRKERTYTRNSTYFTNLRTLLSSLSSRNASYTAGFQTATAGQDLDKVTGLFLCRGDLSPEVCRSCVTFSINETLARCPNQREGVLYYDECMLRYSDRHILSTVALDGIGLGALSSSSNQVVPSNQFQRFNEVLLLTLNQAASYAAASPRKFDARKANFTVSQTVYGLVQCTPDLTTQGCFTCLQKAINQLATNRLGGRSLFPSCSSRFEIRPFYNETALKAPPPPVTAPLRPGKGGKSNVLVLLIVVSTIVVVLLVISGYRFYAKKAYATAPAFYDDGATADSLQLNYRTIQAATNGFSESNKIGRGGFGEVYKGTFSNGTVVAVKRLSKTSGQGEAEFKNEVVVVAKLQHRNLVRLLGFCLEGEERILVYEFVPNKSLDNFLFDPSKQGELDWTRRYNIIGGIARGILYLHQDSQLTIIHRDLKASNILLDADMNPKIADFGMARIFGMDQSAENTNRIVGTYGYMAPEYAMQGQYSIKSDVYSFGVSVLEIVSGKKNSSFYQTDGAHDLLSYAWRLWRNGTPLDLVDPVIVHNCQMDEVVRCIHIGLLCVQEDPVDRPTLPAIVMMLTSNTVTLPVPKEPGLFFQSKPTKDPLDSEQYTKSKSVPWSVNDTSITDLYPR encoded by the exons atgTCATATTACGCCTGTTTCATATTCCTactcctcttctctttcctcaCGAGCTCCACAGTTTGTGCTCAAAATCATACTTATTTTGGTCATGACTGTCGGAAAGAGAGAACTTACACAAGAAACAGCACTTACTTCACCAATCTAAGAACTCTtttgtcctctctctcttcccgcAACGCCTCTTACACCGCCGGATTCCAAACCGCAACGGCTGGACAAGACCTTGACAAAGTCACCGGACTTTTCCTCTGCCGTGGAGACTTATCCCCTGAAGTTTGTCGTAGCTGCGTCACCTTTTCCATCAACGAAACCTTAGCTCGGTGTCCAAATCAGAGAGAAGGCGTTCTCTATTACGATGAGTGTATGCTCAGATACTCTGACCGGCATATTCTCTCGACCGTTGCACTAGACGGTATTGGTCTCGGTGCACTATCATCTAGTAGCAACCAGGTTGTTCCATCAAACCAATTCCAACGATTCAACGAGGTGTTGCTGCTTACCCTGAACCAAGCCGCCAGCTATGCCGCGGCAAGTCCAAGAAAATTTGATGCGAGAAAAGCTAATTTCACAGTATCACAGACTGTGTACGGGCTGGTCCAGTGCACTCCCGATCTGACAACACAAGGCTGTTTTACTTGTCTGCAAAAAGCTATCAATCAGTTAGCTACTAACAGACTTGGTGGAAGAAGTCTTTTCCCAAGTTGTAGTTCGAGATTCGAGATTCGCCCGTTCTACAACGAAACGGCCCTTAAAGCCCCACCACCACCGGTGACAGCTCCTTTACGACCTG GAAAAGGTGGGAAATCAAACGTATTGGTCTTACTGATTGTTGTGTCTACTATAGTGGTTGTTTTGCTTGTTATATCTGGTTATCGTTTCTATGCAAAGAAGGCTTATGCTACGGCACCTGCATTTTATG ATGATGGAGCAACGGCAGACTCGTTGCAACTCAATTACAGAACAATTCAAGCTGCAACTAATGGTTTTTCAGAGAGTAACAAGATTGGTCGAGGTGGATTTGGCGAGGTTTACAAG GGTACGTTTTCAAATGGGACTGTAGTTGCAGTGAAGAGACTGTCAAAAACATCAGGACAAGGTGAAGCAGAGTTCAAGAATGAGGTTGTAGTTGTTGCAAAGCTCCAGCACAGAAATCTAGTTCGGCTTCTCGGGTTTTGtttagaaggagaagaaaggataCTGGTCTACGAGTTTGTGCCCAACAAAAGCCTCGATAACTTCCTGTTCG ATCCTTCAAAGCAAGGTGAGCTGGACTGGACTCGACGTTACAACATTATTGGAGGAATTGCTAGAGGAATTCTATATCTCCATCAAGATTCACAGCTCACGATCATACACCGTGACCTCAAAGCGAGTAATATTCTTCTAGATGCAGATATGAATCCGAAAATTGCTGATTTTGGAATGGCAAGAATATTTGGAATGGACCAGTCTGCAGAGAACACAAACAGGATAGTTGGAACCTA TGGGTACATGGCTCCTGAGTATGCAATGCAAGGTCAGTACTCAATAAAATCTGATGTATATAGCTTTGGAGTGTCGGTACTCGAGATAGTAAGCGGCAAGAAGAATAGTAGCTTCTACCAGACAGATGGCGCACATGATTTGCTCTCATAT GCTTGGAGGCTTTGGAGAAATGGGACACCATTAGACCTTGTGGATCCGGTTATTGTACATAATTGCCAAATGGATGAAGTAGTTCGATGCATCCATATAGGTCTTTTATGTGTTCAAGAAGATCCTGTAGACCGTCCAACCTTACCAGCCATCGTTATGATGCTTACTAGTAACACTGTGACTTTACCGGTGCCTAAGGAACCAGGGCTTTTCTTTCAGAGTAAACCCACAAAAGACCCGCTTGATTCAGAACAATATACTAAAAGCAAGTCTGTTCCTTGGTCTGTTAACGATACATCAATCACCGATTTATATCCTCGTTGA
- the LOC104722710 gene encoding cysteine-rich receptor-like protein kinase 14 isoform X1 gives MILIMKLKNLSLLFWFLLVGFPVVFAPCGKTGFFKPNQQYDKNRRLLLSSLASNVSARGGFYNASVGEGSDRVYAVGMCIQGAEPKVCSNCIDLASNEVIESCPNQTEGLVWPENGILCMVRYSNRSFFGSLEIQPRYILYNVEDIRSNITTFNGLWESLTSRMIARATSSSSERKYYAAEAVPLTSIQNIYALMQCTPIISLRDCNLCLNQSVRDYKHCCHGKQGGIVFRPSCVFRWEIYAFSQAFNLTLAPPPQPPKPLSPSVNQRTNTTKRGGESISTGIIVAIVVPSVIIFFVLLALAIFICRRRKSDQAFLRQGSSLDITDTNSLQFDFEAIQAATDQFSEKNVIGEGGFGEVFKAVLNGTEVAIKRMSKASGQGAREFKNEAVLVAKLQHRNLVRLLGFCVEGEEKILVYEFVANKSLDYFLFAPSKHGQLDWTTRYKIIEGIARGILYLHQDSRLTIIHRDLKASNILLDADMNPKIADFGMARIMGVDQTQCDTSRIVGTYGYMAPEYAMQGHFSMKSDVYSFGVIVLEIISGNRNSSFFQPDGNTSSLIAQAWELWRNGSPLEIVDPAIEESYQRNEVIRCIHLALLCVQKDHADRPRMSTVILMLTSNTITLPVPQEPGFFFKSGNNPDTSFIWSVDDATITHLEPR, from the exons ATGATCTTGATAATGAAACTCAAGAATCTTTCACtacttttttggtttcttcttgtaGGCTTTCCTGTTGTGTTTGCTCCATGCGGGAAAACTGGTTTCTTCAAACCAAATCAGCAGTACGACAAAAACCGTCgccttctcctctcttctctcgcTTCTAATGTCTCAGCTCGAGGTGGCTTCTACAATGCTTCAGTTGGAGAAGGATCTGATCGGGTGTATGCTGTGGGGATGTGCATCCAAGGTGCTGAACCAAAGGTTTGCTCAAACTGTATCGACCTTGCTTCTAATGAGGTGATTGAGTCATGTCCCAACCAGACAGAAGGTCTCGTCTGGCCCGAAAATGGGATTCTTTGTATGGTACGTTACTCCAACCGTTCCTTCTTTGGATCACTTGAGATACAACCAAGGTATATCTTGTACAACGTTGAAGATATCAGATCCAATATTACAACGTTTAATGGATTGTGGGAGAGCTTAACAAGTCGTATGATAGCTAGAGCTACTTCATCTTCATCTGAACGCAAGTACTACGCGGCTGAAGCAGTTCCTTTGACGTCTATCCAGAATATATACGCATTAATGCAATGCACACCGATCATATCTTTAAGGGATTGCAACTTATGTTTAAATCAAAGTGTCAGAGACTATAAACATTGTTGCCATGGGAAGCAAGGTGGCATTGTTTTCCGTCCCAGCTGTGTCTTCAGGTGGGAAATTTATGCGTTTTCTCAGGCTTTTAACCTTACTTTGGCACCTCCACCTCAACCCCCAAAACCTCTCTCACCTTCGGTAAACCAGAGGACAAATACAACCAAAAGAG GTGGCGAGTCTATCTCAACAGGAATCATCGTAGCAATTGTTGTTCCCtctgtcatcatcttctttgtaCTACTTGCTCtagcaatttttatttgtagGAGGAGAAAGTCAGACCAAGCTTTTCTTCGCCAAG GATCTAGTCTTGACATCACAGATACAAACTCACTGCAATTTGATTTCGAGGCGATTCAAGCTGCAACTGATCAATTCTCAGAGAAAAACGTAATTGGTGAAGGTGGATTTGGAGAAGTTTTCAAG GCTGTTCTTAATGGGACAGAAGTTGCTATTAAGAGGATGTCAAAAGCCTCAGGACAAGGTGCAAGAGAGTTCAAGAATGAGGCTGTTCTGGTGGCAAAGCTTCAGCATAGAAATCTAGTTAGGCTTCTTGGATTCTGTgtggaaggagaagaaaagatacTTGTTTATGAATTTGTGGCCAACAAAAGCCTTGATTACTTCTTGTTTG CCCCTTCAAAACATGGACAATTGGATTGGACAACACGATACAAGATCATCGAGGGGATTGCTCGAGGAATTCTTTATCTTCATCAAGACTCACGGCTCACAATCATTCACCGTGACCTCAAAGCAAGTAACATTCTCTTAGATGCTGATATGAACCCAAAGATTGCAGATTTTGGAATGGCAAGGATTATGGGAGTGGACCAAACTCAATGTGATACTAGCAGGATTGTTGGAACCTA TGGTTACATGGCTCCAGAATATGCAATGCAAGGCCATTTCTCCATGAAATCAGATGTCTATAGCTTTGGAGTAATAGTTCTTGAAATTATAAGCGGAAATAGGAATAGCAGCTTTTTTCAGCCGGATGGTAATACTAGCAGCTTGATCGCACAA GCCTGGGAACTATGGAGAAATGGGTCACCATTAGAAATCGTTGATCCAGCTATTGAGGAGAGCTATCAGCGTAACGAAGTCATTAGATGCATCCATCTCGCTCTGTTATGTGTACAGAAAGATCATGCAGATCGCCCAAGGATGAGTACAGTTATATTGATGCTCACGAGTAACACAATCACTTTACCAGTCCCTCAAGAACctggatttttcttcaaaagTGGAAACAATCCAGACACTTCTTTCATTTGGTCAGTCGATGATGCTACGATTACTCATTTAGAACCTCGTTGA
- the LOC104722710 gene encoding cysteine-rich receptor-like protein kinase 14 isoform X2 has protein sequence MILIMKLKNLSLLFWFLLVGFPVVFAPCGKTGFFKPNQQYDKNRRLLLSSLASNVSARGGFYNASVGEGSDRVYAVGMCIQGAEPKVCSNCIDLASNEVIESCPNQTEGLVWPENGILCMESLTSRMIARATSSSSERKYYAAEAVPLTSIQNIYALMQCTPIISLRDCNLCLNQSVRDYKHCCHGKQGGIVFRPSCVFRWEIYAFSQAFNLTLAPPPQPPKPLSPSVNQRTNTTKRGGESISTGIIVAIVVPSVIIFFVLLALAIFICRRRKSDQAFLRQGSSLDITDTNSLQFDFEAIQAATDQFSEKNVIGEGGFGEVFKAVLNGTEVAIKRMSKASGQGAREFKNEAVLVAKLQHRNLVRLLGFCVEGEEKILVYEFVANKSLDYFLFAPSKHGQLDWTTRYKIIEGIARGILYLHQDSRLTIIHRDLKASNILLDADMNPKIADFGMARIMGVDQTQCDTSRIVGTYGYMAPEYAMQGHFSMKSDVYSFGVIVLEIISGNRNSSFFQPDGNTSSLIAQAWELWRNGSPLEIVDPAIEESYQRNEVIRCIHLALLCVQKDHADRPRMSTVILMLTSNTITLPVPQEPGFFFKSGNNPDTSFIWSVDDATITHLEPR, from the exons ATGATCTTGATAATGAAACTCAAGAATCTTTCACtacttttttggtttcttcttgtaGGCTTTCCTGTTGTGTTTGCTCCATGCGGGAAAACTGGTTTCTTCAAACCAAATCAGCAGTACGACAAAAACCGTCgccttctcctctcttctctcgcTTCTAATGTCTCAGCTCGAGGTGGCTTCTACAATGCTTCAGTTGGAGAAGGATCTGATCGGGTGTATGCTGTGGGGATGTGCATCCAAGGTGCTGAACCAAAGGTTTGCTCAAACTGTATCGACCTTGCTTCTAATGAGGTGATTGAGTCATGTCCCAACCAGACAGAAGGTCTCGTCTGGCCCGAAAATGGGATTCTTTGTATG GAGAGCTTAACAAGTCGTATGATAGCTAGAGCTACTTCATCTTCATCTGAACGCAAGTACTACGCGGCTGAAGCAGTTCCTTTGACGTCTATCCAGAATATATACGCATTAATGCAATGCACACCGATCATATCTTTAAGGGATTGCAACTTATGTTTAAATCAAAGTGTCAGAGACTATAAACATTGTTGCCATGGGAAGCAAGGTGGCATTGTTTTCCGTCCCAGCTGTGTCTTCAGGTGGGAAATTTATGCGTTTTCTCAGGCTTTTAACCTTACTTTGGCACCTCCACCTCAACCCCCAAAACCTCTCTCACCTTCGGTAAACCAGAGGACAAATACAACCAAAAGAG GTGGCGAGTCTATCTCAACAGGAATCATCGTAGCAATTGTTGTTCCCtctgtcatcatcttctttgtaCTACTTGCTCtagcaatttttatttgtagGAGGAGAAAGTCAGACCAAGCTTTTCTTCGCCAAG GATCTAGTCTTGACATCACAGATACAAACTCACTGCAATTTGATTTCGAGGCGATTCAAGCTGCAACTGATCAATTCTCAGAGAAAAACGTAATTGGTGAAGGTGGATTTGGAGAAGTTTTCAAG GCTGTTCTTAATGGGACAGAAGTTGCTATTAAGAGGATGTCAAAAGCCTCAGGACAAGGTGCAAGAGAGTTCAAGAATGAGGCTGTTCTGGTGGCAAAGCTTCAGCATAGAAATCTAGTTAGGCTTCTTGGATTCTGTgtggaaggagaagaaaagatacTTGTTTATGAATTTGTGGCCAACAAAAGCCTTGATTACTTCTTGTTTG CCCCTTCAAAACATGGACAATTGGATTGGACAACACGATACAAGATCATCGAGGGGATTGCTCGAGGAATTCTTTATCTTCATCAAGACTCACGGCTCACAATCATTCACCGTGACCTCAAAGCAAGTAACATTCTCTTAGATGCTGATATGAACCCAAAGATTGCAGATTTTGGAATGGCAAGGATTATGGGAGTGGACCAAACTCAATGTGATACTAGCAGGATTGTTGGAACCTA TGGTTACATGGCTCCAGAATATGCAATGCAAGGCCATTTCTCCATGAAATCAGATGTCTATAGCTTTGGAGTAATAGTTCTTGAAATTATAAGCGGAAATAGGAATAGCAGCTTTTTTCAGCCGGATGGTAATACTAGCAGCTTGATCGCACAA GCCTGGGAACTATGGAGAAATGGGTCACCATTAGAAATCGTTGATCCAGCTATTGAGGAGAGCTATCAGCGTAACGAAGTCATTAGATGCATCCATCTCGCTCTGTTATGTGTACAGAAAGATCATGCAGATCGCCCAAGGATGAGTACAGTTATATTGATGCTCACGAGTAACACAATCACTTTACCAGTCCCTCAAGAACctggatttttcttcaaaagTGGAAACAATCCAGACACTTCTTTCATTTGGTCAGTCGATGATGCTACGATTACTCATTTAGAACCTCGTTGA